A genomic segment from Legionella quinlivanii encodes:
- a CDS encoding YdgA family protein, producing MKKLLGVVVILAALILGGYYGMGVMTERTIKKDAAIVNKSANVFIDIPEYHRGLFKSDAKLNWKFHAPERVETGDDGQTVTIPAQDFQGQMPLTVYHGPIIFHKGVRFGLGYAQTAIPLPDEAQAQFKQFFTADSTAPELKLSLFVNYLNNSRVKMEVPAFKMVAQQGGGEFEWLGMNSAMTITSNVDKVKGDITIDGMRFAKKDAKVTGTVGEISSEYNLYKADNGLYFGDASISFPSVSVKADTANLFQLDGLDMYSSSDIDGDLFNSHFKVSLNKMLIEDQSYGPGNFEVALRNLDANVLAKLNQQVQQAQQGTEQEKQQAIMAMLPDLPKLFSRGAEFEISELSFAMPEGTVEGNLLVSLPKGEMGNPFEVMQKVQGNGKLKIPAPILKKLMTQTNKQRLGSQAAQQEIVQQIQNAQAQSGTATTAATTPDVTQQAASLTDQQIASMLQSGLLVQQGNDYVIELSLNQGQFVVNTKPFNPAMLKF from the coding sequence ATGAAAAAACTTTTAGGAGTGGTGGTGATACTGGCCGCTCTAATCCTTGGTGGGTATTATGGTATGGGTGTAATGACCGAACGTACCATAAAAAAAGACGCTGCGATTGTTAACAAATCCGCTAATGTATTTATTGATATTCCCGAGTATCATCGAGGACTATTTAAGTCAGACGCCAAATTAAACTGGAAATTTCATGCTCCTGAGCGTGTAGAAACAGGCGATGACGGACAGACAGTTACAATTCCCGCCCAGGATTTCCAGGGACAAATGCCCCTGACTGTGTATCATGGCCCGATTATTTTCCACAAAGGAGTTCGTTTTGGTTTGGGGTATGCGCAAACTGCAATCCCATTGCCTGATGAAGCCCAGGCCCAGTTCAAGCAATTCTTTACAGCTGATTCCACAGCCCCGGAGCTTAAATTAAGCCTGTTTGTAAATTATTTAAATAATAGCCGGGTAAAAATGGAAGTGCCGGCCTTTAAAATGGTGGCTCAGCAAGGCGGCGGAGAGTTTGAATGGCTGGGTATGAACAGTGCAATGACCATCACTTCAAACGTTGACAAGGTTAAAGGGGATATCACAATTGATGGAATGCGCTTTGCTAAAAAAGACGCTAAAGTAACCGGAACAGTAGGTGAAATCAGTTCAGAATACAATCTGTACAAAGCGGATAACGGTTTATACTTCGGTGACGCCAGCATTTCATTTCCTTCAGTATCTGTAAAAGCCGATACAGCCAATCTATTCCAGCTTGATGGCCTGGACATGTATTCCAGCAGCGATATTGATGGTGATTTATTCAATTCACATTTCAAAGTCTCTCTGAACAAAATGCTGATCGAAGATCAGAGCTATGGTCCTGGTAATTTTGAAGTGGCGTTAAGAAATCTGGATGCCAATGTACTAGCCAAACTTAACCAGCAAGTTCAGCAGGCACAGCAGGGAACTGAACAGGAAAAGCAACAGGCTATCATGGCGATGCTGCCTGATCTACCCAAGTTATTTTCCCGTGGTGCAGAGTTTGAAATTTCTGAACTGAGTTTCGCTATGCCGGAAGGAACGGTTGAAGGTAACCTACTGGTAAGCTTGCCCAAGGGCGAAATGGGTAACCCCTTTGAGGTGATGCAAAAGGTCCAGGGGAATGGCAAATTGAAAATACCCGCTCCCATCCTTAAGAAGCTGATGACTCAAACTAACAAGCAACGTTTGGGATCTCAAGCTGCCCAACAGGAAATTGTTCAGCAGATACAAAATGCTCAGGCACAGAGCGGAACCGCTACTACTGCGGCAACAACCCCTGACGTAACCCAGCAGGCTGCCTCTCTGACGGATCAACAAATTGCCTCTATGCTGCAATCCGGACTGTTAGTACAGCAAGGCAATGACTATGTTATTGAGTTGAGTCTCAATCAGGGACAATTTGTGGTGAATACCAAGCCATTTAACCCTGCTATGCTGAAGTTTTGA
- a CDS encoding helix-turn-helix domain-containing protein: protein MTTISSEAGDTTSSLAACVTQSVQKYFSELKGTDPVDLYQFVLEEIETPLFKAVMEHCKYNQSRAAVMLGISRGTLRTKLRRYFDDKYVGTRD, encoded by the coding sequence ATGACAACAATCAGTAGTGAAGCCGGCGATACAACTTCGTCACTGGCAGCATGTGTGACTCAATCTGTACAGAAATATTTCTCCGAGCTGAAGGGCACTGATCCTGTTGATCTATATCAATTTGTTCTGGAAGAAATTGAAACACCATTGTTCAAAGCAGTTATGGAACATTGTAAATATAATCAATCACGTGCTGCTGTAATGCTCGGAATCAGCCGAGGTACTTTAAGAACCAAGCTGCGCCGTTATTTCGATGACAAATATGTAGGTACACGGGACTAA